The following DNA comes from Halalkaliarchaeum sp. AArc-CO.
GAACTGGAGTCCTGTCCGATATTGTTCAGTCCACTAACACATGGGTGATATATCGTCACGCAGGACGATCATCGATATTGCATGATAGCGCCCTTCTGTCGTTGTTTAAGCTACCAATAACAGTTCGCCGCGTAGATTTCTGGTCCAGAATGGCTCATTCGTCCCCGGGATGAAACCACACTAGTTGTGCTACTGACTCACGGCCGGAACTGTTCGAAGCGTATTCTCTGGTCACTTCCAAAACTATCGGTAGGATCAACGTAACAAAACCAACTCGTCCGATGGATTTAGACGATGGCGTCGGCCGAAGGTGGATATCGGACTGATCCGTGGCAAAACGAGGAAGTCGGCAGTCGGGCTCCAGGAGACGAACCCGCACCAGACGGAGAATCACTCGATCGAGTGTTGTTCGTCTACGGCCCGACGAATGTCGAAAAGATCGATCGCCACGTGAAACCACTGGCTGTCGTCGTCGAGACGACGCTCGTCTGTACCGCACCAAACCCGGACGTCACCGGCGTTCGTCAACTGTCGCCTCCATCGACAGGAATACGGATCGTCGATTTGCTCTTGATGTCACTGCTTGTTGTCCTCGAAAGCGTCCGGGGCGACTACGACGCGGTCTGTTCAATCTCCCTTATTCCGCACGGCTGTCTCGGACTGTTTGCCGCCCGATTGATGGGTGTACCGGCCCATCTCGGCATTATCGGCTGTGACATCGATGTCCACGCCCATGCGTGGTATCGGCGACCGGTTCACGTTCTCATCCGACAGTTCGACGTTGTAACGGTCCCCGGCCCGACACACAGACGCCGGCTGCACGATCTGATCGGCCTTCCGTCCCACAAAACCGCGATTCTCGCGAACCCGATCGACGTCGAAAAGCTTCCCGCGACGGGCCGGGAGACGGACGCTCGGTACGACCTGCTCTGGGTCGGGCGGTTCACCGAGGAAAAGCGACCGCTCTTGTTCGTCGACGTAGTTGCGGCCCTCAGGGACCGTGACCCGTCAGTTCGGGCCGTCATGCTCGGGGACGGTCCAATGCTATCAGCCGTAAAACGACGGATAGCTGCGCGCAATCTCCAGGATACTCTCCACACTCCAGGATGGGTCGACGATCCGATTCCGTGGTACGCTGACGCCGACCTGTTCGTCTTGACGTCGAAACGCGACGCACTCCCGCTGACGCTGGTCGAGGCGATGGCGAGCGGTACCGTCCCCGTCGCACCGCCGGTCGGTAACGTTTCTGACCTCCTCGTGGACGACTGGAACGGCGTTCTCGTTGATCCGGCCACTGCTGACGAGTTCGCTACGGCGATCGAAGCACTGCTGGGCGCCCCCGGCCGGCGGGACCGACTCGGACGGAATGCTCGCGGCGTGCGCGACCGGTTCTCCTCACGGGCTGCATCCGAAGACTGGCGGTACGTAACGAGTGTACTCGCACGCTCGTACTCCTGAGGAGCGTGTGGAGTTCACTTCGGGAGTTGATCGATCGGAATCCGTTCGATCGATCCGCTCGACCGCGACGTGTTGTACGGATTGAGAAAGAGGCCGCGTTCGTCGTCGGCTGCGAGATACACGTAGGCGCTGGCTTTCGGGACGACATTCCCCGGTATCCTGTCGCCGACGACCTGGCGTCGAGAATATCGCCGGAGTTCCTGCCAGTCTGTGAAGTCTGACGCTGACGAGGAAACGACGACGCCTGCCGACTCGCTCCTCCGAACCGACCGCTCGGGAGCTGTGCTGTCGGTACTCGGTTCCGCCGCGGTCGAGAAGGCAATCCACCTGTCTCCCCCGCGTTCTACCGAGGCGGAGTAGAACACTGACCCGTCGACCGTGTGGACTGTTCTGGGACGTTTTGAGATCGCCTCCGACGGGAGTGTTTCACGCTCGAGACGGAACACCCGGTTCTGGTCGGCGTACGAACAGTCCATCCCCCACAGGATCGCGTCCGGGGTGAACGCGAGTTCGACCGCACGCCACTGTTGGGAGCCCCCACCGATCGGTTCGAACCGCCCATCTCGAAGTCGACCGATCCAGCATTCGTCGTCCGTATCACCCGTCGTTATCCAGATCTCGTCGCTGTACGGATCCTTTTGAACACTATGAATGTGCCGAACGTCGGAAATCGGAATCCGTTGCCAGGTTTCACCGTCGTTGTCG
Coding sequences within:
- a CDS encoding glycosyl hydrolase — its product is MRLQGCVDGRLYGTVGRTLFVEREADGGSFQRRGTIPGLTSGRSQFKEFLLDSDYTRGLLERIVGDFSVATVQGVSRKSYVATAGRQLSISHDGGKRWQPKRALPESSPPFGALPSAIEATDERIYVGEYPLTSDQSPGVLVSDNDGETWQRIPISDVRHIHSVQKDPYSDEIWITTGDTDDECWIGRLRDGRFEPIGGGSQQWRAVELAFTPDAILWGMDCSYADQNRVFRLERETLPSEAISKRPRTVHTVDGSVFYSASVERGGDRWIAFSTAAEPSTDSTAPERSVRRSESAGVVVSSSASDFTDWQELRRYSRRQVVGDRIPGNVVPKASAYVYLAADDERGLFLNPYNTSRSSGSIERIPIDQLPK
- a CDS encoding glycosyltransferase family 4 protein — encoded protein: MASAEGGYRTDPWQNEEVGSRAPGDEPAPDGESLDRVLFVYGPTNVEKIDRHVKPLAVVVETTLVCTAPNPDVTGVRQLSPPSTGIRIVDLLLMSLLVVLESVRGDYDAVCSISLIPHGCLGLFAARLMGVPAHLGIIGCDIDVHAHAWYRRPVHVLIRQFDVVTVPGPTHRRRLHDLIGLPSHKTAILANPIDVEKLPATGRETDARYDLLWVGRFTEEKRPLLFVDVVAALRDRDPSVRAVMLGDGPMLSAVKRRIAARNLQDTLHTPGWVDDPIPWYADADLFVLTSKRDALPLTLVEAMASGTVPVAPPVGNVSDLLVDDWNGVLVDPATADEFATAIEALLGAPGRRDRLGRNARGVRDRFSSRAASEDWRYVTSVLARSYS